A genome region from Setaria italica strain Yugu1 chromosome III, Setaria_italica_v2.0, whole genome shotgun sequence includes the following:
- the LOC101786311 gene encoding uncharacterized protein LOC101786311 — protein sequence MRPKLTGGLPPNQVSQHTCSSFGTWIRSYSSIAARVEPQVHELRVRSVYLHDRVEAEVTRPQGKGPELLASCEDGRNVVTEAKVLQGERSQHRYHELQPLRCAAATDNVSDEVADDAQVRVRQVEPKLDAPDGAPRRAGEQEPPCCSCVRSHYLIGLAGGVTAPWQVPGIDRDVWKQAREVPPSPRESGDSYKGAQVEQLQDAEQNIITEFTESRRHTKQFGFVFCSLPKYSTDLHLELHRDLAFSGTIEFKPPARQGVQRIGPTGGLPENPGLFPGITSPAILGRRIQLLRWRRGRGRGQRLDASPGSNAAAGREVSNAAAGEGEGSGWNGARTPARLGRWAEQRAAGRAGAESPAAARLRGGLGDLPGPPEKSPTGAWDSSLIRAQASRGAEAWGFVADSSSGGRAAWLEASRSWTAVAGLRVSVLHPPWLHAPAASACCLCHRVTGPAAPRTWPSSSRRAELHGPAAKSWLPARGAGARPPDFRTGAAGAGRRKGEQAPVWGAGAGPPPRASNGGRSLASSVGRSRPPRRADRTSASRLQHAVRRVCCLKLARQPSPPRARPFASRYCHLDVLGRVRVAAPPRSPEAFLGPCC from the exons ATGCGGCCGAAGCTCACTGGGGGGTTGCCGCCCAACCAGGTGTCGCAACACACTTGCTCCAGCTTCGGGACATGGATCAGATCTTATTCTTCCATAGCTGCACGAGTCGAGCCTCAAGTACACGAGCTCCGAGTGCGGAGTGTCTATCTCCATGACAGAGTTGAGGCCGAAGTCACAAGACCTCAGGGAAAGGGACCGGAGCTTCTTGCAAGTTGTGAGGACGGCAGGAACGTCGTCACCGAAGCTAAGGTCCTCCAGGGTGAG CGCTCGCAGCACCGGTATCACGAGCTCCAGCCGCTGCGTTGCGCCGCCGCTACGGACAACGTCTCCGACGAGGTCGCCGATGATGCGCAGGTACGGGTCCGTCAGGTAGAACCCAAGCTTGATGCTCCTGATGGAGCGCCGCGGCGTGCTGGGGAGCAAGAGCCACCTTGCTGCAGCTGTGTACGCAGCCACTATCTGATCGGCCTCGCAGGTGGAGTGACGGCGCCCTGGCAAGTCCCAGGCATTGATCGTGATGTCTGGAAGCAGGCGAGGGAGGTGCCGCCATCGCCTCGAGAGAGCGGCGACTCCTACAAGGGTGCGCAGGTCGAGCAACTGCAGGATGCTGAGCAGAACATCATCACAGAGTTCACTGA ATCCAGGAGACACACTAAACAATTCGGTTTCGTTTTCTGTTCATTACCGAAGTACTCTACCGATCTGCATCTAGAGCTACACCGAGATCTTGCATTCAGTGGAACGATTGAGTTCAAACCTCCAGCCCGGCAAGGGGTCCAGAGGATTGGCCCGACCGGCGGCTTGCCGGAGAATCCTGGGTTATTCCCGGGCATCACGTCGCCTGCGATTCTCGGCCGTCGGATCCAACTTCTACGGTGGAGAcgagggcgcgggcgcgggcagcGTCTCGATGCTTCGCCCGgctccaacgccgccgccggaagaGAGGTTAGCAACGCCGCCGCTGGCGAGGGGGAGGGCAGTGGGTGGAACGGAGCAAGAACGCCGGCGAGGCTGGGGCGGTGGGCGGAGCAGCGCGCAGCCGGCCGAGCCGGGGCGgagagccccgccgccgctcgtcttCGTGGTGGTCTCGGCGACCTCCCCGGTCCACCCGAGAAATCCCCCACCGGAGCTTGGGATTCGTCGCTGATTCGTGCTCAGGCGAGCCGCGGGGCCGAAGCTTGGGGATTCGTGGCCGATTCGAGCTCGGGCGGCCGCGCGGCATGGTTGGAGGCGAGTCGGAGCTggaccgccgtcgccggcctccgcgtCAGCGTCCTCCACCCACCGTGGCTGCATGCACCCGCAGCATCTGCTTGTTGCCTCTGTCACCGCGTCACCGGCCCTGCCGCCCCGAGGACATGGCCATCCTCGTCGCGTCGAGCTGAGCTCCATGGGCCCGCGGCGAAGAGCTGGTTGCCGGCGCGAGGAGCaggggcgcggccgccggaTTTTCGCAcaggcgcggccggcgcagggaggaggaagggcgaGCAGGCTCCTGTGTGGGGGGCTGGAgctgggccgccgccgcgagcgagCAACGGGGGACGGAGCTTGGCATCCAGCGTGGGGAGGagtcggccgccgcggcgtgccgATCGGACCTCggcctccaggctccagcacGCTGTGCGGCGCGTCTGCTGCCTCAAGCTCGCCCGTCAGCCGTCACCGCCTAGAGCTCGCCCGTTCGCTAGTCGCTACTGCCACCTCGACGTGCTCGGCCGCGTGAgggtcgccgcgccgccccgcagCCCCGAAGCCTTTCTGGGCCCATGCTGCTGA
- the LOC101752971 gene encoding cation/H(+) antiporter 15-like: protein MMVTAYGIWQGVNPLEFSLPLFILQTAIIVATTRLLVLLLKPIRQPRVIAEILAGVILGPSVMGQVDVWAKTVFPLRSLLTLETVAHLGLLYFLFLVGLEMDVNVIKRSGKKALIIAVAGMALPFCIGTATSFIFRHQVSKNVHQASFLLFLGVALSVTAFPVLARILAEIKLLNSDLGRIAMSAAIVNDMCAWILLALAIAISEVNSSAFSSLWVLLAGVLFVLACFYVVRPLMWWIVRRVPEGEAVSDVHVTLILTGVMIAGVCTDAIGIHSVFGAFVYGLVIPSGQLGVVLIEKLEDFVTGLLLPLFFAISGLRTNVTRVRDPVTVGLLVLVFTMASFAKIMGTILIAVSYTMTFRDGVALGFLMNTRGLVEMIVLNIGRDKEVLDDESFAVMVLVSVAMTALVTPVVTTVYRPARRLVGYKRRNLQRSKHDAELRMLACVHTTRNVPSIISLLELSNPTKRSPIFIYALHLVELTGRASNMLAAHHSASNQSRSAGASDHIFNAFESYEESVGGVSVQALTAVSPYQTMHEDVSVLAEDKHVSLIVLPFHKQQTVDGGMEPINASLRGFNESILSSAPCSVGILVDAASARRGAHSERQMDEEYLGEFRTRNVGNDAVQYMEQVVANSEETLAAIRDLDSAHELYIVGRHPGEAGSPLTSALAEWMDSPELGPIGDLLVSSEFSKMVSVLVMQQYVITAPQPAVPVTDDPVRQYVTNANQRTTVARGGWGAAADF, encoded by the exons ATGATGGTCACGGCCTACGGCATCTGGCAGGGGGTCAACCCGCTCGAGTTCTCGCTCCCGCTCTTCATCCTCCAGACGGCCATCATCGTCGCCACCACCcgcctcctcgtgctcctcctcaagCCCATCCGCCAGCCACGCGTCATCGCTGAGATCCTC GCCGGCGTGATCCTGGGGCCGTCGGTGATGGGGCAGGTGGACGTCTGGGCGAAAACGGTGTTCCCGCTGAGGAGCCTGCTGACGCTGGAGACGGTGGCGCACCTCGGCCTCCtctacttcctcttcctcgtcggGCTCGAGATGGACGTGAACGTGATCAAGCGGTCGGGGAAGAAGGCGCTCATAATCGCGGTGGCGGGGATGGCGCTGCCGTTCTGCATCGGCACGGCCACGTCCTTCATCTTCCGGCACCAGGTGTCCAAGAACGTGCACCAGGCCTCCTTCCTGCTCTTCCTCGGCGTCGCGCTCTCCGTAACGGCGTTCCCGGTGCTGGCGCGCATCCTCGCCGAGATCAAGCTGCTCAACTCGGACCTCGGCCGCATCGCCATGTCCGCTGCCATCGTCAACGACATGTGCGCGTGGATCCTGCTCGCGCTCGCCATTGCCATCTCCGAGGTGAACAGCTCCGCCTTCTCCTCCCTGTGGGTGCTCCTCGCCGGGGTGCTCTTCGTGCTCGCCTGCTTCTACGTCGTCCGCCCGCTCATGTGGTGGATCGTCCGCCGCGTCCCCGAGGGCGAGGCCGTCAGCGACGTGCACGTCACGCTCATACTCACCGGCGTCATGATCGCCGGCGTCTGCACCGACGCCATCGGCATCCACTCCGTGTTCGGCGCCTTCGTCTACGGGCTCGTCATACCCAGCGGCCAGCTCGGCGTCGTGCTCATCGAGAAGCTCGAGGACTTCGTCACGGGGCTGCTGCTCCCGCTCTTCTTCGCCATCAGTGGCCTCCGCACCAACGTCACCCGGGTGCGCGATCCCGTCACCGTGGGGCTCCTCGTGCTCGTGTTCACCATGGCCAGCTTCGCCAAGATCATGGGTACCATCCTCATCGCCGTCTCCTACACCATGACCTTCCGCGACGGCGTcgccctcggcttcctcatGAACACCAGGGGCCTCGTCGAGATGATCGTCCTCAACATCGGCAGGGACAAGGAGGTGCTGGACGACGAGTCGTTCGCGGTGATGGTGCTGGTGTCGGTGGCCATGACGGCGCTGGTGACGCCGGTGGTGACGACGGTgtaccggccggcgcggcggctggTCGGGTACAAGCGGCGCAACCTGCAGCGCTCCAAGCACGACGCGGAGCTGCGCATGCTGGCGTGCGTGCACACCACCCGCAACGTGCCCTCCATCATCTCGCTGCTGGAGCTCTCCAACCCCACGAAGCGCTCCCCCATCTTCATCTACGCGCTGCACCTCGTGGAGCTCACGGGGCGCGCCTCCAACATGCTCGCCGCCCACCACTCGGCCTCCAACCAGAGCCGCAGCGCCGGGGCCAGCGACCACATCTTCAACGCCTTCGAGAGCTACGAGGAGAGCGTGGGCGGCGTGTCCGTGCAGGCGCTCACGGCGGTGTCGCCGTACCAGACGATGCACGAGGACGTGTCGGTGCTGGCTGAGGACAAGCACGTGTCCCTCATCGTGCTCCCTTTCCACAAGCAGCAGACGGTCGACGGCGGCATGGagcccatcaacgcctccctcCGGGGCTTCAACGAGAGCATCCTCTCCTCGGCGCCGTGCTCCGTGGGCATCCTCGTGGACGCGGCCTcagcgcgccgcggcgcgcaT AGCGAGCGGCAGATGGACGAGGAGTACCTGGGCGAGTTCCGGACGCGCAACGTCGGCAACGACGCCGTCCAGTACATGGAGCAGGTGGTGGCCAACAGCGAGGAGACGCTGGCGGCCATCCGGGACCTGGACAGCGCGCACGAGCTCTACATCGTGGGGAGGCACCCGGGGGAGGCCGGGTCGCCGCTCACGTCGGCGCTGGCGGAGTGGATGGACTCGCCGGAGCTCGGGCCCATCGGCGACCTGCTCGTGTCGTCCGAGTTCTCCAAGATGGTGTCGGTGCTGGTGATGCAGCAGTACGTGATCACCGCGCCGCAGCCGGCCGTGCCAGTGACGGACGACCCCGTCCGGCAGTACGTCACCAACGCCAACCAGCGGACGACGGTGGCCCGCGGCGggtggggcgccgccgccgacttctGA
- the LOC101762668 gene encoding transmembrane protein 56-B produces the protein MDVPDERILWPASVLAGVAMCAAVYDLTRQVSSRCFKGYNGLNEMHKVEWNNRGFSTFHALAAAAVSFYLLVISDLFSEDAHSAIMIGRKSWLSDAMFGGSLGYFMTDLAMILWYFPRLGGKEYLLHHGLSMYAISLALLSGKGHFYILMVLFTEATTPFVNLRWYLDLAGRKGSKLYLYNGLALFVGWLVARIILFVYFFAHMYLHFDQVRSVFPLGFYSILTVPPVLSLMNLLWFWKICKGMVKTLCKAKQSASAKTD, from the exons ATGGACGTGCCCGACGAGCGGATCCTATGGCCGGCCTCGGTTCTCGCCGGGGTCGCCATGTGCGCCGCC GTGTACGACTTGACTCGCCAGGTTAGCTCCCGGTGCTTCAAGGGCTACAACGGGTTAAACGAAATGCACAAAGTCGAGTGGAACAATAG GGGATTCTCTACGTTCCACGCATTGGCTGCTGCAGCGGTGTCATTTTATCTGCTGGTCATATCTGACCTCTTCAGTGAGGACGCTCATAGCGCCATCATGATTGGCAGAAAGTCATGGCTATCTGATGCTATGTTCGGG GGATCTCTTGGCTACTTCATGACAGACTTGGCGATGATCCTGTGGTATTTCCCTCGCCTAGGTGGAAAGGAATAT CTATTGCATCATGGGCTTTCCATGTACGCAATCTCTCTTGCCCTGCTCAGTGGCAAGGGACACTTCTACATCCTCATGGTCCTCTTCACTGAAGCGACCACTCCCTTTGTAAACCTCAGATG GTATCTGGATCTTGCTGGTCGGAAGGGTTCTAAACTCTACCTGTATAATGGACTCGCTCTGTTTGTTGGATGGCTG GTTGCTCGGATCATATTGTTCGTGTACTTCTTCGCCCACATGTACCTTCACTTCGATCAG GTGAGGTCGGTCTTCCCGCTGGGTTTCTACAGCATACTGACGGTGCCGCCGGTGCTCTCGCTGATGAACCTCCTCTGGTTCTGGAAGATATGCAAGGGGATGGTGAAAACGCTCTGCAAAGCGAAGCAGAGCGCGAGTGCGAAAACGGATTAG